A genomic region of Fusarium falciforme chromosome 4, complete sequence contains the following coding sequences:
- a CDS encoding 2'-phosphotransferase: protein MLSFYTIKLKRLPSSVPLSGRSLFQIPRTHYTFLGHSSAINRRKTSLSVQPTTLTQQTRSMADNLREDAQDASLLELEEKVQSSTSKGRGDRGRGKGRGGGGSGQGREVQVSKALSKLLRHQAGNAGIQLDDEGYAPLNSVLAWGPLRSLKVTLDDVQSIVASNDKQRFTLKPNPSTNPSLSTTSTSPEDYLIRANQGHSIKLESAALLAPITIEAGNVPDRVLHGTFFYFWPQIVETGGLKPMNRNHVHCSTGTPEEGVVSGMRKDAELIIEIDVEASLKEGVKWWMSDNGVLLTEGDEQGILSSKFFKLATGRTVDVGVLWQDGEHVADLPSGLKIRPPFNKGPRGGGRGGRGGRRGGS, encoded by the exons ATGCTCTCTTTCTACACAATCAAGCTGAAAAGGTTACCTTCGTCTGTTCCTCTCTCAGGCCGAAGCCTCTTCCAAATCCCAAGAACTCATTATACATTCTTGGGTCATTCAAGTGCTATAAACCGTCGCAAGACATCTCTTTCGGTTCAGCCCACAACTTTGACGCAACAAACACGCAGCATGGCTGACAACCTCCGAGAAGATGCGCAAGACGCATCACTTCTAGAACTGGAGGAAAAAGTTCAAAGTAGTACTTCTAAGGGAAGGGGTGACAGAGGACGGGGAAAGGgccgaggtggtggtggaagtGGACAGGGAAGGGAGGTTCAGGTATCAAAGGCCTTGTCGAAGCTGTTGAGACATCAGGCTGGGAACGCGGGTATTCAGCTTGACGATGAAGGATATGCGCCTCTGAATTCAGTG CTCGCATGGGGTCCATTACGCTCCCTCAAAGTCACCTTGGATGATGTGCAATCCATAGTCGCCTCCAACGACAAGCAGCGCTTTACTCTGAAGCCCAACCCCAGCACAAACCCATCCCTATCAACCACTTCAACTTCACCAGAGGACTACCTCATCCGCGCCAACCAGGGCCACTCGATCAAGCTCGAGTCAGCGGCTCTATTGGCACCCATCACCATTGAGGCCGGAAACGTGCCTGACCGCGTCCTGCACGGTACCTTCTTTTACTTTTGGCCACAGATCGTTGAGACGGGGGGCTTGAAGCCCATGAACCGCAACCATGTGCACTGCTCAACAGGAACCCCCGAGGAGGGGGTAGTGAGCGGCATGCGGAAGGACGCCGAGCTGATCATTGAGATTGACGTCGAGGCGAGCCTGAAGGAGGGCGTCAAGTGGTGGATGAGCGACAACGGCGTGCTGCTGACCGAGGGCGATGAGCAGGGCATTCTGAGCTCCAAGTTCTTCAAGCTGGCGACGGGCCGGACTGTTGATGTCGGCGTGCTTTGGCAGGATGGAGAGCATGTTGCTGACCTGCCCAGTGGGTTGAAGATTAGGCCTCCTTTTAACAAGGGCCCTCGTGGTGGTGgaaggggaggaagaggggggAGACGGGGTGGTTCCTGA